AGGAAAGTTTTCCTTACTTGAAATATTGCAGCGaaagcataaaaatatttctcaCGAGACCACGGCCATTTTTTGAAACGTTGTTGTATCATTACTAAATTTGGACCATATACACGGACAATTTTTcctaaaaaacatattataaaattgcatatatataattaaaatatcatGATTTTGAAGATATGGGAAAGAATAATTAGTATCATATAAcaatggaaataataaatcacTAAATGTCgaataaatagtaacaatattatgttaatttgcctaattatttatgttttgtatACTTTTAGCCGAGGTTGGATTGAAAAAATTTCTACCATTGGGATTCCAAAACCTGTttaataattcattataCTAATGGAAGTAAAGAgaaacatatgtatataaattataatcattttttaatttcaatttgGTTTATAACTTTTAATGTTGTTCTTTAATTGATACCTTATTCggatttttaattatatatttaactttTTCAACTTCtgtatttttatgtttttttttataaaaatccATATCATAACGAAGATATGTATGATATAATACATAACCTTCATTACTTGTAGCATGATATTCTAATTGTTTGAAAGCATCGCTCATAAAATTGTACGCATTTGTAATTTCTTCGGAATTGGTACATAATAGGTgcttgtttttttcatatattccttgtatattatcatttctaaaaatgaacatatttttaatgcgtacaaaaataaaggtattgtatttatattataatattgttGCAAAGACgtacatttatattttcataatgaaatatgtaatgtatattatatatattgtagtATTTTCTTACGCAGGATACGATTTTTTCGATTTCGGTTTTGTA
This genomic window from Plasmodium yoelii strain 17X genome assembly, chromosome: 7 contains:
- a CDS encoding fam-a protein codes for the protein MNKFYIQIVLLLLSIYLCVNNKTLATEFAPNKYTKPKSKKSYPANDNIQGIYEKNKHLLCTNSEEITNAYNFMSDAFKQLEYHATSNEGYVLYHTYLRYDMDFYKKKHKNTEVEKVKYIIKNPNKYNELLNRFWNPNGRNFFNPTSAKRKIVRVYGPNLVMIQQRFKKWPWSREKYFYAFAAIFQISKNKTMIVMASANIIDHNRKNKKYFENKIVESANLFQTEIDSEDDIRNGELKKMFVNLNGYIVEKKKKYIDITHVDSIVCHFINKHIFKYIFHHRILENFC